A genomic segment from Streptomyces sp. NBC_00459 encodes:
- a CDS encoding polysaccharide deacetylase family protein has product MASRTRRHGARNGAGGAARRRRLPMRLLLPSLILVALMAMLMLRGYVHSEILADHRIQTEASADRVPEKILEGGPVIDTRSGQTTSLRMPDHRLVLTFDDGPDPKWTPKVLDVLKEHRAHAVFFVTGTMASRYPELVRRMVDEGHEVGLHTFNHPDLSFQSKKRIDWELSQNQLALAGAAGIRTSLFRPPYSSFADAMDNKSWPVTEYIGKRGYITVVNNTDSEDWRKPGVDAIIRQATPKGGKGAIVLMHDSGGDRHQTVEALDRFLPDMKKRGYAFQNLTEALDAPSAHTPVAGVELAKGQAWTFLVRASDGITGVLVVCLAIIGVLVFARFGLMLLLSVLHARRTRRPDFSWGPPITEPVSVLVPAYNEAKCIEATVRSLMRSEHPIEVLVIDDGSSDGTARIVENMGLPNVRVVRQLNAGKPAALNRGVANARYNLIVMMDGDTVFEPGTVGELVQPFGDPRVGAVAGNAKVGNKDSLIGAWQHIEYVMGFNLDRRMYDVLGCMPTIPGAVGAFRRSALKRVGGMSDDTLAEDTDITMALHRDGWRVVYAENARAWTEAPESVQQLWSQRYRWSYGTMQAIWKHRRSVIERGPSGRFGRVGLPFVSLFMVVAPLLAPLIDVFLLYGLVFGPTEKTVFAWLGVLAIQLICAAYAFRLDREKMTHLISLPLQQILYRQLMYVVLLQSWITALTGGRLRWQKLRRTGVVGSAPDAVPAARTSGSADRRPVA; this is encoded by the coding sequence ATGGCATCCCGCACCCGCCGCCACGGCGCCCGGAACGGCGCCGGGGGCGCCGCCCGGCGCCGACGGCTGCCCATGCGCCTGCTGCTTCCCTCGCTCATCCTGGTCGCCCTGATGGCGATGCTGATGCTGCGCGGGTACGTGCACAGCGAAATCCTCGCCGACCACCGCATCCAGACCGAGGCCTCCGCCGACCGGGTGCCGGAGAAGATCCTGGAGGGCGGCCCGGTCATCGACACCAGAAGCGGCCAGACCACCAGCCTGCGGATGCCCGACCACCGACTCGTCCTCACGTTCGACGACGGCCCGGACCCGAAGTGGACCCCCAAGGTCCTGGACGTCCTCAAGGAGCACCGCGCGCACGCGGTCTTCTTCGTCACCGGCACCATGGCCTCGCGCTACCCGGAACTCGTACGGCGCATGGTCGACGAGGGCCACGAGGTGGGACTGCACACCTTCAACCACCCCGACCTCTCCTTCCAGTCGAAGAAACGAATCGACTGGGAGCTGTCCCAGAACCAGCTGGCGCTCGCCGGTGCGGCGGGCATCCGTACCTCGCTGTTCCGGCCGCCGTACTCCTCCTTCGCCGACGCCATGGACAACAAGTCGTGGCCGGTCACGGAGTACATCGGCAAGCGCGGCTACATCACCGTCGTCAACAACACGGACAGCGAGGACTGGCGCAAGCCGGGCGTCGACGCGATCATCCGCCAGGCCACCCCCAAGGGCGGCAAGGGCGCGATCGTCCTCATGCACGACTCCGGCGGCGACCGCCACCAGACCGTAGAGGCCCTCGACCGCTTCCTGCCCGACATGAAGAAGCGGGGATACGCGTTCCAGAACCTCACCGAGGCCCTCGACGCGCCCAGCGCGCACACGCCGGTCGCCGGCGTCGAACTGGCGAAGGGCCAGGCGTGGACCTTCCTGGTCCGGGCCTCCGACGGGATCACCGGCGTACTGGTGGTCTGCCTCGCGATCATCGGTGTCCTCGTGTTCGCCCGGTTCGGCCTGATGCTGCTGCTCTCCGTCCTCCACGCCCGCCGCACCCGGCGCCCCGACTTCAGCTGGGGCCCGCCGATCACCGAACCGGTGTCGGTGCTCGTCCCGGCGTACAACGAGGCCAAGTGCATCGAGGCCACCGTGCGTTCACTGATGCGGAGCGAGCATCCCATCGAGGTGCTCGTCATCGACGACGGGTCGAGCGACGGCACGGCCCGCATCGTCGAGAACATGGGCCTGCCGAACGTACGCGTCGTGCGCCAGCTCAACGCGGGCAAGCCCGCCGCCCTCAACAGGGGTGTGGCGAACGCCCGTTACAACCTGATCGTGATGATGGACGGCGACACGGTCTTCGAGCCCGGCACCGTCGGCGAACTCGTCCAGCCCTTCGGCGACCCGCGCGTCGGCGCCGTCGCCGGCAACGCCAAGGTCGGCAACAAGGACTCCCTGATCGGCGCCTGGCAGCACATCGAGTACGTGATGGGCTTCAACCTGGACCGCCGGATGTACGACGTCCTGGGCTGCATGCCGACGATCCCCGGCGCGGTGGGCGCGTTCCGCCGGTCGGCCCTGAAGCGGGTCGGCGGGATGAGCGACGACACGCTCGCCGAGGACACCGACATCACCATGGCACTGCACCGCGACGGCTGGCGGGTCGTGTACGCGGAGAACGCCCGCGCCTGGACCGAGGCCCCGGAATCCGTCCAGCAGCTGTGGTCCCAGCGCTACCGCTGGTCGTACGGCACCATGCAGGCGATCTGGAAGCACCGCCGCTCCGTGATCGAACGGGGCCCGTCGGGCCGCTTCGGCCGCGTGGGCCTGCCCTTCGTGTCCCTGTTCATGGTGGTGGCGCCGCTGTTGGCCCCCCTGATCGACGTGTTCCTTCTGTACGGGCTGGTGTTCGGCCCGACGGAGAAGACCGTCTTCGCGTGGCTGGGCGTCCTCGCCATCCAACTGATCTGCGCGGCCTACGCGTTCCGCCTCGACAGAGAGAAGATGACCCACCTCATCTCCCTCCCCCTGCAACAGATCCTGTACCGCCAGCTCATGTACGTCGTCCTGCTCCAGTCCTGGATCACCGCGCTCACCGGCGGCCGGCTGCGCTGGCAGAAGCTGCGGCGCACCGGCGTCGTCGGGTCGGCGCCGGACGCCGTACCGGCCGCCCGGACGAGCGGCAGCGCCGACCGGAGGCCCGTGGCATGA